In a single window of the Micromonospora sp. WMMD1155 genome:
- a CDS encoding DUF4012 domain-containing protein encodes MTESERPTRRRSRSRRRRRARLRRALLSALVVGSLLLAAGGWVGFRGWQARAHLLNAAGLARELSALVVGGDTDRALRTLAALQEQSRAARAATSDPSWRLGRRTPMVGDNLDAIRQIAAAIDDLARQAFPTLLRMDLTSLVPTGGRLDLARLSGVSAELTRVNESVQGTRRDLAAVPADSLVDKVRQALVDLRGEIDRLAGLTTAADQGARLLPPLLGANGPRRYLLVSQNSAELRATGGMFGAYAVIEAKNGAVKMGKQGSSSSLGFFNPPLKVPAETRAIWTDLPGIYPADVNLSPHFPTAATLYREMVRRKTGTTVDGVLAVDPVVLSYLLKATGPVLVPGGVPLASEKVVQTLLNDSYRQLEVEQQDEFFAASAAAVFDAFFKKNVNPRVLLSAFDRAITERRILFWSARPEEQRTFGGSRMAGTLPEQDTVPTVGVFLNDGSGAKLGYYLRQTANLTVGECRSDGRRELRLRVTLRSTAPKSGLTKSVLGLGMAGDPYTVRTLVSIFSPAGGAVLEARLDGAETAVGSGTERRRQVATASVDVAPGAEKTLEATVLTAKTGVGQAELWLTPTASPWTTQVHSAPSCDQ; translated from the coding sequence GTGACGGAAAGCGAACGGCCGACCCGACGGCGGAGCCGGTCCCGACGCCGTCGGCGGGCCCGACTGCGACGTGCCCTCCTCAGTGCCCTGGTGGTCGGCTCGCTGCTGCTGGCGGCAGGCGGTTGGGTCGGCTTCCGCGGCTGGCAGGCGCGCGCCCACCTGCTCAACGCCGCCGGCCTGGCCCGGGAACTGAGCGCCTTGGTGGTCGGCGGGGACACCGACCGTGCTCTGCGGACCCTCGCCGCCCTCCAGGAGCAGTCCCGCGCGGCCCGCGCGGCGACCAGTGACCCGAGCTGGCGGCTCGGTCGGCGTACCCCGATGGTGGGCGACAACCTCGATGCCATCCGGCAGATCGCCGCCGCCATCGACGACTTGGCTCGGCAGGCGTTCCCGACCTTGCTCCGGATGGACCTGACCAGCCTGGTGCCGACCGGCGGTCGTCTGGACCTGGCCCGACTCAGCGGCGTCTCCGCCGAGCTGACCCGGGTCAACGAGTCGGTGCAGGGTACGCGCCGAGACCTCGCCGCGGTGCCGGCCGACAGCCTGGTCGACAAGGTCCGGCAGGCGCTCGTCGACCTGCGCGGCGAGATCGACCGCCTGGCCGGCCTCACCACGGCCGCCGACCAGGGCGCCCGCCTGCTCCCGCCACTGCTCGGCGCGAACGGACCGCGGCGGTACCTGCTGGTCTCGCAGAACTCCGCCGAGTTGCGCGCCACCGGGGGCATGTTCGGCGCGTACGCGGTGATCGAGGCGAAGAACGGCGCGGTGAAGATGGGCAAGCAGGGCAGTTCGTCCTCGCTCGGCTTCTTCAACCCGCCCCTGAAGGTGCCCGCCGAGACCCGCGCGATCTGGACCGACCTTCCCGGCATCTACCCGGCCGACGTGAATCTGTCCCCGCACTTCCCGACTGCCGCGACGCTGTACCGCGAGATGGTCCGTCGCAAGACGGGCACCACTGTCGACGGGGTGCTCGCCGTCGACCCGGTGGTGCTGTCCTACCTGCTCAAGGCGACCGGCCCGGTGCTGGTGCCCGGCGGTGTCCCGCTGGCCAGCGAGAAGGTCGTGCAGACGCTGCTCAACGACAGTTACCGGCAGCTCGAGGTCGAGCAGCAGGACGAGTTCTTCGCGGCGTCGGCGGCAGCCGTCTTCGACGCCTTCTTCAAGAAGAATGTCAACCCTAGGGTGTTGTTGTCCGCATTTGACCGTGCTATCACCGAACGACGGATATTGTTCTGGAGTGCCCGACCTGAGGAACAGCGGACGTTCGGCGGCAGCCGGATGGCCGGGACGCTTCCGGAACAGGACACCGTGCCGACGGTCGGCGTGTTCCTCAACGACGGCAGCGGCGCGAAGCTCGGCTACTACCTACGACAGACGGCGAACCTGACGGTCGGCGAATGCCGCTCCGACGGTCGCCGCGAGCTCCGGCTGCGGGTGACCCTGCGGTCGACGGCACCGAAGTCCGGACTCACCAAGTCCGTCCTCGGTCTCGGCATGGCTGGTGATCCGTACACCGTCCGCACCTTGGTGTCGATCTTCAGCCCGGCCGGTGGAGCGGTGCTCGAAGCCCGGCTCGACGGGGCCGAGACGGCCGTGGGTAGCGGCACCGAACGTCGCCGTCAGGTGGCGACCGCCAGCGTCGACGTCGCTCCCGGCGCCGAGAAGACGTTGGAGGCCACCGTGCTGACGGCCAAGACCGGCGTCGGACAAGCCGAGCTGTGGCTGACCCCCACCGCCAGCCCCTGGACCACCCAAGTTCATTCCGCACCAAGCTGTGACCAGTAG
- the nhaA gene encoding Na+/H+ antiporter NhaA: MTSRTPPPDQRPPKNRLFTRSSWPEARHLADVLRTETVGGALLLIGAAIALIWANSPWSDAYTRLARWVPWPGGAPWHLDLDVATWAADGLLAVFFFVVGLELKREFVAGELRDPRRAALPVVAALGGMLLPALVYVAVVLSAGGEGLRGWAIPTATDIAFALAVLAVISTHLPQGLRAFLLTLAVVDDLLAITIIAVFYTADLQPAALFAALAVIGVFAILVRRGRHWQWALIPLAVTAWALMHASGVHATVAGVLLGFAVPVLARPRTATGDRSDADAEGGLAARLEHRWRPVSAGFAVPVFALFAAGVTLRGSDLGALLTDPVVIAVVTALVLGKSIGILGSTYLLARFTRAELDEDVTWSDLLGIAMLGGIGFTVSLLIGDLAFGDGTTDGRVKAAVLLGSVISAGLAAAVLVRRNAAYRRVAERERRDADGDGVPDVYQRPTER; this comes from the coding sequence ATGACCTCCCGCACCCCGCCACCCGACCAACGCCCTCCGAAGAATCGGCTGTTCACCAGGTCGTCCTGGCCGGAGGCCCGACACCTGGCCGACGTGCTGCGTACCGAGACCGTCGGTGGCGCGCTGCTGCTCATCGGTGCGGCGATCGCACTGATCTGGGCCAACTCCCCCTGGTCCGACGCGTACACCCGGCTCGCTCGGTGGGTCCCCTGGCCCGGCGGCGCGCCCTGGCACCTCGACCTGGACGTGGCCACCTGGGCGGCGGACGGCCTGTTGGCCGTCTTCTTCTTCGTGGTGGGCCTGGAACTCAAGCGGGAGTTCGTCGCCGGGGAGCTACGCGACCCCCGGCGCGCCGCGCTGCCGGTGGTGGCCGCGCTCGGCGGGATGCTGCTGCCGGCGCTGGTCTACGTGGCGGTCGTCCTCAGCGCGGGCGGCGAGGGACTACGCGGCTGGGCGATTCCCACCGCCACCGACATCGCCTTCGCTCTCGCCGTGCTCGCGGTGATCAGCACTCATCTGCCCCAAGGCCTACGGGCATTCCTGCTCACCCTCGCCGTTGTCGACGACCTGCTCGCGATCACCATCATCGCGGTCTTCTACACCGCCGATCTGCAGCCCGCCGCCCTGTTCGCCGCGCTGGCGGTGATCGGGGTCTTCGCGATTCTGGTGCGGCGCGGACGTCACTGGCAGTGGGCGCTCATCCCCCTCGCGGTCACCGCCTGGGCGCTGATGCACGCCTCGGGAGTGCACGCCACGGTGGCCGGCGTCCTGCTCGGCTTCGCGGTCCCGGTGCTGGCCCGTCCCCGGACGGCGACCGGTGACCGATCGGACGCCGACGCCGAGGGCGGGCTCGCCGCGCGCCTGGAGCACCGCTGGCGTCCCGTGTCGGCCGGCTTCGCGGTGCCGGTCTTCGCCCTGTTCGCCGCCGGGGTCACCCTTCGTGGCAGCGACCTGGGGGCGTTGCTGACCGACCCGGTGGTGATCGCCGTCGTCACCGCCCTGGTGCTCGGCAAGAGCATCGGCATCCTCGGCTCGACCTACCTGCTGGCCCGGTTCACCAGGGCCGAACTCGACGAGGACGTCACCTGGTCGGACCTGCTCGGAATCGCGATGCTCGGCGGCATCGGGTTCACGGTGTCGCTGCTCATCGGCGACCTGGCCTTCGGCGACGGCACCACCGACGGCCGGGTCAAGGCGGCCGTGCTGCTCGGGTCGGTGATCTCCGCCGGGTTGGCCGCGGCGGTGCTCGTCCGGCGCAACGCGGCGTACCGCCGGGTGGCGGAGCGGGAACGACGCGACGCCGACGGCGACGGCGTGCCCGACGTCTACCAGCGGCCCACCGAGCGCTGA
- a CDS encoding polysaccharide biosynthesis tyrosine autokinase — protein sequence MDLLRHLRHVRRHWWVALVTVMVALGLSAFLTVRAQPRYVASVTFFVTTPNTGVSEAYQGGLFLQQRVKSYADLLTSDRLAQSVVAETPVGLTADEVQQRVKTSTETGTVMLQASVTDTDQTRALRVTETLAAKFVELVQKVETTPEGKAPIKIEVVSGPRVSANPVSPQPVRNLTLGGVIGLLLGIGLAILRGVADVRLRDAAGLQRATGSPLLGEIPFEGNARSAPLIVGDAATSARAEAVRKLRTNLRFVDVHEPARVIAVTSALQGEGKTTLSCNLAIALAEAGWRVLLVDADLRRPKVDDYLGLDAGVGLTDVLVGDVQVGDVVQRWGDKSLLVLPSGSAPPNPSELLGSKAMSDLLLALRESADIVIIDTAPLLAVTDGVVVAVQADGALLVTQQGRTSRSQVAAAARSLHAVSVRLLGCVLNMAKVAKAEAYQYEAYRVVATTTTASVPTEGAATGRHVATTGGLNGVTDHTQELTRLPR from the coding sequence ATGGATCTGCTCCGCCATTTGCGTCACGTGCGTAGGCACTGGTGGGTTGCGCTGGTCACGGTCATGGTGGCCCTCGGCCTCTCGGCATTCCTGACCGTGCGCGCCCAACCCCGGTACGTCGCCTCGGTGACGTTCTTCGTCACCACCCCCAACACCGGCGTCAGCGAGGCATACCAGGGTGGGCTCTTCCTCCAGCAGCGCGTCAAGTCGTACGCGGACCTGCTCACGAGCGACCGACTGGCGCAGAGCGTGGTGGCCGAGACCCCGGTCGGCCTCACCGCGGACGAGGTGCAGCAACGGGTGAAGACCTCCACCGAGACCGGCACCGTCATGCTCCAGGCGTCGGTCACCGACACCGACCAGACCCGCGCGTTGCGCGTGACGGAGACCCTGGCCGCGAAGTTCGTCGAGCTCGTCCAGAAGGTCGAGACGACGCCCGAGGGCAAGGCGCCGATCAAGATCGAGGTGGTCAGCGGCCCCCGGGTGAGCGCCAACCCCGTCTCGCCGCAGCCGGTCCGGAACCTCACTCTCGGCGGCGTGATCGGCCTGCTCCTCGGCATCGGTCTGGCGATCCTGCGTGGCGTCGCCGACGTTCGACTGCGCGACGCGGCCGGTCTGCAACGAGCCACCGGCAGTCCCCTGCTCGGCGAGATTCCGTTCGAGGGCAACGCGCGCAGCGCGCCGCTGATCGTGGGCGACGCCGCCACCTCCGCGCGTGCCGAGGCGGTGCGCAAGCTGCGTACCAACCTGCGCTTCGTGGATGTCCACGAGCCGGCCCGGGTCATCGCCGTGACCAGCGCGCTGCAGGGTGAGGGGAAGACCACGCTCTCCTGCAACCTGGCCATCGCGCTGGCCGAGGCGGGCTGGCGGGTGTTGCTGGTCGACGCGGACCTGCGTCGCCCGAAGGTCGACGACTACCTGGGCCTGGACGCGGGTGTCGGCCTCACCGACGTGCTGGTCGGCGACGTGCAGGTCGGCGACGTCGTGCAGCGCTGGGGCGACAAGTCGCTGCTGGTGCTGCCCAGCGGTTCCGCCCCGCCGAACCCGAGCGAGCTGCTCGGCTCCAAGGCGATGTCGGACCTGCTGCTGGCACTGCGGGAGTCGGCGGACATCGTGATCATCGATACCGCGCCGCTGCTCGCGGTGACCGACGGCGTGGTAGTGGCCGTGCAGGCCGACGGTGCGCTGCTGGTGACCCAGCAGGGCCGCACCTCGCGAAGCCAGGTCGCCGCCGCGGCACGCTCACTGCACGCCGTCTCGGTCCGTCTGCTCGGCTGCGTGCTCAACATGGCGAAGGTGGCGAAGGCCGAGGCGTACCAGTACGAGGCCTACCGGGTGGTCGCCACGACGACGACGGCGTCGGTGCCGACCGAAGGAGCCGCAACGGGTCGGCATGTCGCGACCACCGGCGGTCTCAACGGCGTCACCGACCACACCCAGGAACTCACCCGGCTGCCCCGATGA
- a CDS encoding DUF1622 domain-containing protein → MEPAELLRQGDQVLVAVVEVAGALVIFVGAVWAAVRFVVEGLRHRTAARFTPIRLSLGRFLTLGLEFQLAADVLRTAVSPSFQQIGQLAAIATIRTALNYFLGREIRQEQRQVAEGERRG, encoded by the coding sequence GTGGAGCCGGCCGAGCTGCTGCGACAGGGCGACCAGGTGTTGGTGGCCGTGGTGGAGGTGGCCGGCGCGCTGGTGATCTTCGTGGGCGCGGTCTGGGCGGCGGTGCGGTTCGTGGTCGAGGGGCTACGACACCGCACCGCCGCCCGTTTCACTCCGATCCGGCTCTCGCTGGGCCGGTTCCTGACCCTCGGCCTGGAGTTTCAGCTGGCGGCGGACGTGCTGCGGACCGCGGTGTCCCCGTCGTTCCAGCAGATCGGTCAACTGGCCGCGATCGCGACGATCCGGACGGCGTTGAACTACTTCCTGGGCCGGGAGATCCGTCAGGAGCAGCGCCAGGTGGCCGAGGGGGAGCGTCGAGGGTGA
- a CDS encoding low molecular weight phosphatase family protein → MADRVLFVCHANLCRSPMAEFLARRLLAGRPVTVGSAGTDAIDGLGMHPYAMEVVTDGDTDPAAFRTRALRPEYLADATLVLTATRRQRSVCTALAPAALHRTFTVRQFGRLAAAAEPPAGPADDSLGAAIAAAAKARGRLQPAAPDADDLQDPIGGSAADFRRCAEEIERSLRPLAALIGAAG, encoded by the coding sequence ATGGCCGATCGCGTGTTGTTCGTGTGCCACGCCAACCTGTGCCGGTCGCCTATGGCGGAGTTCCTGGCCCGCCGACTACTGGCCGGGAGGCCCGTCACGGTGGGCAGTGCCGGCACCGACGCGATCGACGGGCTGGGCATGCACCCGTACGCGATGGAGGTCGTGACCGACGGCGACACGGACCCGGCGGCGTTCCGCACCCGGGCGCTGCGCCCCGAGTACCTGGCCGACGCGACGCTCGTGCTGACCGCGACCCGACGCCAGCGCTCGGTCTGCACCGCGCTGGCACCGGCGGCGCTGCACCGAACGTTCACGGTGCGCCAGTTCGGCCGGCTGGCCGCGGCGGCCGAACCGCCCGCCGGCCCGGCCGACGACTCCTTGGGGGCGGCGATCGCCGCCGCCGCCAAGGCCCGGGGACGGCTGCAACCCGCCGCCCCGGACGCGGACGACCTCCAGGACCCGATCGGCGGCAGCGCCGCCGACTTCCGACGCTGCGCCGAGGAGATCGAACGGTCCCTGCGACCCCTCGCCGCGCTCATCGGGGCAGCCGGGTGA
- a CDS encoding glycosyltransferase family 4 protein produces MRIGILSYHFPPEPAFIPGSLAEELAARGHEVRVLTGFPDYPGGHVYPGWRQRWHHETHSRNLTVRRVPRYPGRTTSTRGRVAGYLSFAGSATWAARRYLRDVDALYVFQLPATTFAAAGVLRLLGQVPTVLHVQDVWTRDGAEDAGEDRWAARMSAAMTRIYRAAARIAVAAPSMRELVVAAGADPDRVREVLNWTDERIFHPVTPGTAARQLVRRDGRCVVMHAGTIGERQGLETAVRAAAALDRTMDLVLVGSGADERRVRGLAAELGADNVRFVQRRSPVDMPELYAAADYQLVILRDLPELRGTVPGKLQAALSCAAPVVASTGGDTAELVERARAGLSCPPEDWAALADRFWLAATIPPPTRAEMGRRGRSAYLREMSLPAGVDRIERLLHEAAGRATAPVTELRGNLA; encoded by the coding sequence GTGAGGATCGGCATCCTGTCGTACCACTTCCCGCCCGAACCGGCGTTCATCCCCGGCAGCCTCGCGGAGGAGTTGGCCGCGCGCGGGCACGAGGTTCGGGTGCTCACCGGATTTCCGGACTACCCGGGCGGGCACGTCTATCCCGGTTGGCGGCAGCGCTGGCACCACGAGACACACAGCCGGAACCTGACCGTTCGTCGGGTACCGCGCTACCCCGGGCGAACCACGTCCACCAGGGGGCGAGTGGCCGGCTACCTCTCGTTCGCGGGCAGCGCGACGTGGGCCGCCCGACGGTACCTCCGCGACGTGGACGCGCTCTACGTCTTCCAACTGCCGGCGACGACGTTCGCCGCCGCCGGGGTGCTCCGGCTGCTCGGGCAGGTGCCGACGGTGCTGCACGTGCAGGACGTGTGGACCCGCGACGGCGCCGAGGACGCGGGCGAGGACCGCTGGGCGGCGCGGATGAGCGCTGCGATGACCCGGATCTACCGGGCCGCGGCGCGGATCGCGGTGGCCGCGCCGTCGATGCGGGAGCTCGTGGTCGCTGCGGGCGCCGACCCGGACCGGGTCCGCGAGGTGCTGAACTGGACCGACGAACGGATCTTCCACCCGGTGACGCCCGGCACGGCGGCCCGCCAGTTGGTCCGTAGGGACGGTCGGTGCGTGGTGATGCACGCCGGGACCATCGGCGAGCGCCAGGGACTGGAGACCGCGGTCCGGGCGGCGGCGGCCCTGGACCGGACGATGGACCTGGTCCTCGTCGGTTCCGGCGCGGACGAGCGGCGGGTGCGGGGGCTCGCCGCCGAGCTGGGTGCCGACAACGTCCGCTTCGTGCAGCGACGGTCACCTGTGGACATGCCCGAGCTGTACGCGGCCGCCGACTACCAACTGGTCATCCTGCGGGACCTTCCGGAGCTGCGCGGCACGGTGCCGGGCAAGCTTCAGGCCGCGCTCTCCTGCGCTGCCCCGGTGGTCGCGTCGACCGGCGGGGACACGGCCGAGCTGGTCGAACGGGCCAGGGCCGGGCTCTCCTGCCCGCCGGAGGACTGGGCGGCGTTGGCCGACCGGTTCTGGTTGGCGGCTACCATCCCGCCGCCCACCCGGGCCGAGATGGGCCGCCGGGGGCGGTCGGCGTACCTCAGGGAGATGTCGCTGCCCGCCGGGGTGGACCGGATCGAGCGGTTGCTGCACGAGGCGGCGGGGCGGGCCACCGCACCGGTCACGGAGCTGCGAGGAAACCTCGCCTAA